GACGAACTCGTGTCCTCGCTGACGTTTCGTGAGGAAAACGAGGCGATCAAGAGTTATCAGAACACGGTGGCAGTCGCCTGCCCGGCCTGTGACTCCCAGTTCGATGACCTCGTCGTCTGCAAAGAGAATCCGGCGAGTCTCAATCTGTCGAAGCAACTGGATTTGTGTGTAGGATCGGCGGACGATCAGGTGGTCATCTTCACGCACAAGAAATAGCGTTCCGGCTCCGCTGAAACCTTTTTCAGCCATTTTAGTGAATATCCCGTTCACTATATGTTCGAACTTATTGTCAGAACTAAACAATCTAAACGTCAATTGTTACTCTAATGGACATAATACGGAAAGTCCTTATCGGTGCCGCTATCGGACTTGCAGCCGCTACCCTCTATGACATACTCAATATAGGAAGCCTTCTGGGGCTTTGAGACAAGTGTCAGACGTAGAACTGGGCAATTGGTAGGTAGTCTCCACATAGAACTCTAACCTGAACTACCTGCAAAGAAGAACAGCAATTCGCTATGTGAACTTGCTTACTGACTAGAGGGTGTCATAGAACTCTTCTCACATCGTGATGATCGTGCTTCCCGGATTGTCTCCGCGTTCGTAGTTTGTGATAGCGACGACGAGGCGAAAGCACAGGGCAAGAAGACGCTCCGTGAGGCAGGGTTATCACGCTATGGGACGGATCTGTGTCACCTTATTCTCGTCTATTAAGGTATTCTTCGAGATTATTGATGATTTCTTCGTCATCAAACCGGAGATCGTTTCGATCGAATCGAATACTCGGTAAAAGACCGGATCGATGTAATATTACATGGTTCTCCAACACTGTAACGTATTTTATCTGTGACATTGGTATAAATTGGCGCCAGGTGACAAGTTTTCCACCTCCACTCCGACGAAGCTCTAACCCAGCCGGAGTAAGCTTATAGGCTCTATCAGACAGCACTGTGTTTGTTGTACTAGATACTGTGACGACGACAACGAGAGCAGTTAACACAGTCAGATATGGAGGAAGCCAAAATGAAAGTAGTCCAACTGGGACCAATCCAGTGACCATGGTGAATATCTGCACTTTTATTCTGTGAGCCCGCGGCCACCTGGAAGTCCATTCTATCAGGACGTTCTCGGATGCGATAGCGGAAGACGCAACCCGATTACGAGCCGTGAGTATGGCAATCTCACCTGCCACAGCTGCGACAATCCCGAGTAGGAACCCAGTCGCACCGACGAGACTTGACACGGGGATGGAAGCCGGGTCAATGAGATAGACAGCGACCACCTCGAGGACACTAAAATGGTAAGCCATCATTGGAACGAGTCCGAGAAGCGGGAAGAGCCAGGCTACCCAACCTGAGTTCAGCCAAGAGGCTATTTGTCCGTTGTCGGTTGTTAGGAATGCCGTCCCGGAACCGATAGTAATACCGATCGTTCCTAGAACGGCGAATGCAAGCACTTTGCTGCGCAAGCCCAAATACTCCACAGTGAACAGAGTAAGCGTCGGCGCAATCAGCGCGGCTACGTAGCTGCCGACGAGCACGCCGAATCGAGGACCCAATCCATCCGGTGAAACTACCGAGTTTTCGGTATTATATTTCATATTTGATTTTGATGTGGGGCGTATAAAGTATTTAGGTACGCTGAAAACTGAGTGTTGACCTCAGCGTGAAGGAGGGAGTTGAAGCGGTTTCTGACGAGTGCTGTTACTGAAGACTCACCGGCCCAAGGTCGCGGGCTGGCCGTCAGCCCGCGACCGGAGCGTACGCGTCGGGACGCCGATACGTTCGTCTCGATCTTCCACCGCCGCGCTACCTCTGCTTCTAGTTCGTGGCGAATCCAGCCACAGAACGTCTGGAATGTGAACTGTTCGGGCAGGTCGCGCCCACCCTTTCGCGGTCGGACGACGGCTGTAAACGGATGCTGAACACATCCAGACGCAGACTTTCTCATGACCAACTCGTCGATACGATTCAGCTGATTACGTCGGTTGGGAAGTACCAGTCTTAGCAGTCACAATGCTGTGAAGATATGATCTCTAAATCAGACCTGATTTCAATGCCACATCCTTCATTAGTCAAACCGATATAGATCGCAGTCGTCGTCGCGAGGACGGCCGCCACTGCCATCACAACCGGCGCCAATGCAGTTGCTGCAAAATAGGCGGCGATCACAGTAGCGATAGTGAAGGTGCCGGCAGATAATACGGCTCCCCATTGAATACTATCGACGGCGTCGTCATCAAGATAGCCCACGTCGTCGCTAATCCCTACTTTCCCATCACAGTGGCTTTGGGCCTGGACCCGACGTCTGCGATTGTTGCCACTCTTGAGAAATCGACTACGCCCTTTTTCGGTTAGATCAACGTCAAGTTCGCCGGCACTCTCTTTTATTTTCCAGTATCCTTTTTCTACACCTTTATTCATTTGTTTAGCAATTTTTTGGGCAGTGAATGTGAGCGATTTCCCGTTAGCAGAGATCTCAACTTTTCCTTCCCAGATGTCCGACGTTTCGCTTTTCCTTCCCGAGTGCGTTCACCTGACCTTTCACTTTTGCCTTACCGTTGGCGACCGTGATCGAATCTGTGAGTTTTTCGAACTTGTTGGCTTTCTGATTGCCAATCGCTTTCTTGTCCTTTGCCGCAGCGGCGGAGCCAGCCATGAGACTGCCACCAATAAGACCGCTAGCTGATTTGAGAACACTACGCCTATTGATATCATTGTAATCTTCTTTCATGACTCCATCAACATTTTATCCCTTACTATATATATATATATAAAATTATCTTTCTCCCACTGGATCGTATCATGGAAAGCCTCCCGTGGGAGGCCGCAGGGTTTGGAAACTGTGTCCAGCAGTACCAACGCCCTGCAAGACGTAGCTTCGGTAGACGACTTCTTGGATGCGGCGGCTACCGAGACAGTACCGCTGTTTGATCATCTTGTGTTCGAGTTTCTGCTGGAGTACGACGTGTTCGCCCCCGGCAGGCGGGGGCGAACACGAGTGCATCAGCCACCAGATCTCTTTCGTGGCTTTCTGCACTGCTACTACGAGGATGTCTACGGTACGCGCCCAGTTACACGAGAACTTCAGAACGGCCTTGTCTGGTATTACTGCGGACTCGACAAACCGCCATCTAGAGACAGGATCAGTCGATCACATCGAGAGGCTCACGATCTCCTCCAGTAGGCACTGAATCTACGTCCGTAATGTCTGGATAGCCTTCGGAACGATGGTGGTGGCAGGATCTGACATCAGTCAGTCGCTGTCGGCGGCGGATCGCCGCCGACGCGACAGTGTAGCCACTCACGAGCGCAGCCCCAATTCAGGGACAGCTACCGGAAGAACCGGTCGTCGGGTGGTTGATTCGCTGGGACAGCTCTGCGCACACCGAGGGCTGTCCAGGCAGCACGAACCACCATCTCACAGAACTCCGTGAACGACCACTCCCAGAGGCGGCGCCCCCCACGGCGGGGCGCCGCCACGTACATCCAGTGGAGGTATCGCCAGACGTTCTGCAGCAACAGACTCACGACAAACAGCAATAACCGAAGCCCAGCGTCCCGTGAACTGGTGAGAGCGAGGCTCTGCTTGGCTAATCGGTAGCTTGATTCGATGCCGAAGCGCTTGCGATAGTGTTCTCGTGCATCCTGTGGTGTGTCAATGAACGGCGCGTCAACGGCGTAGCCGTGACGCGCCACCCCGTGCTCGTCGTATCGTCCTCGCTGGTAGACACAGTCGATGAACACAGGGAATGTTACCCGCCCAGCGAGTTCGTGTTCGATCACGCGACTCCAGCCTCTGCTGAGTTCGTCTTGAATCGTCTCACCCCACTTGACGATTGGCATGATGTAGGCGTAGTTGTGCGCGTACAGCAGTTCGAGACAGGTGCTGTTGTAGAATCCGCGATCAAGGTAGACGGCCTTGACGCGCAGGTCAAGGCCGTCGGGGAGTTCGAGGAACTCATCAAGAGCATCGCTGGTGACTTCGCCAGCGACCAGCTGGCGAACCGCCAGTGTGTATCGCTTGTTACGCACCCGTGCGTAGAGCGTGACGTAGGCGTGAAAGGCAGTGGTTCCTCGTTTCGCCTGCGAGAAATACAGTGACTCCGTCTCGTCCTCGTCACCGTAGTAGGGATCGAGGTGGAGGTCGGCGACGACCTCCACCGGTCGATCTGGAAGCGTCTCAAGAACATCCCGTTGAAGGAGCGTGTTCCCAACCGCTTCAACGGTATCAAGATCGAACTGATCGGTAAGATATCCACGGACGGTATTGGCGTGGGGCGAGTCGTTTGTTTTCTCGCAGACGTGATTGATTGAGGTCCCGCCGGCGCTGGCGCCGGCGAGGACCTCGTACAATTCCTCCGTCGTGACCGCTACATTCTCCCCGAGCTCCAGCGAAAGTTCCTCATCGAGACTGTTGACGACAAAATTAAGCAGGTGCTCTTCTTTTAGCTCGTTGTCTGCTTGGGTTGCTTTCACACCTTCGCCAAGCAGACACTCATCCTAATCCGATGTGATCGACTGAGGATTGATCGCTTTCTCACCGACCTCGAACACATTGTTGACGATGTCTTCGACAGGCTCGTCGAGCAGGCCGCTGTCCGCGGCCTGCTCGACTCAACATACTCTATCGATTCAACCCACGTCGAAGCGATCCAGTACAACGACGCTGCATCGTGGAACTACGACCCAACAGCCGAGGAGTACTACTACGGCTTCGGTTGTACAATCGTCTCAACCGGTTCAAAGATCCCAATTGCAGCGGAATTCACCCAATCCAAGCAAGCATCTCAAGAGACGGCGATGCGCGTCATGCGTGACGCGCTCGCCGTCGGTACGCCGGTCTGGATGCTGGGAGACAGCGCCTACGACGTCCTCGATTGGCACGACCACCTGCTGGCCGCAGGGGTCGTGCCAATCGCTCCGTACAATCCACGAAACACTGACGACCCGAAAGACATCGGGTACAGGGTCGAAGATCGCATCGAGGAACATAGCGAGGACGTTCAGCTGAAGCAATCTATCTTGGACGAGACGTACAACAACCGGACAGGCGTCGAACGAACCAACGACGCGGTCAAGGACTGCGGCCTCGGGCATGTCCGCGCCCGAGGCCGCGTTCACGCACGAACAGAAGTATTTGTTGCGCTCTGTCTACGACTCGTCGTTGCCATCACCAACTACGAGCGAGGAAACGATCCGGGCTGTGAGATATTATGAGATGGATTCTATGACACGCTCGACTATGGTATTCAAAACACAATCATCCGCAAAATAAGAATGTTGATCAGCTAGTGGAGCTATGAAGTATAATTGTATACATAAAATATATTTAACTTCATATCCATTAATTGGAATATGGAACGTCGCCATTTCCTCGCTGGTGTCAGGATCGGCGTCTCAACCACATCTGTTGGGTGTCTCGCAGATAGTCTACCAACTGATGGTAGTGAGAACGGGAATAAAGACAATAATAAATCCCGAATCAGTGATGGAACCAATGAAAAGACAATCAAAAAAGACCCACGAGTCACTAAACCCTCCTACAAGATAGAGCAGTCGGATAAGCCAAATAATCCCGAAGATTTCGACGAGTGGAACGATGAGTACCTCGGCGAACACATGGATACCGAGTCGTCACTCACGTTTGAGACTCTGTCTGTCCCAGTTGGTCATGTACGGGATACTAGCTTCACAGATGTAAATAGTCCAAATAAGGGGGCCTATGAAGTTAGAGTAGTGCAAAATATGGATGACTATAAGGCGGTATTTCACAAAGATGAACTCTATACCGTTGATTTCAACGAGTATATGTTACTCCTTGTTGAGTCTGGTTTCGGCTCCGGTTCAGTTGAACACCGCTGGGCGCGTATGGAAGTGGATGGGGGTATTGTTAATCTCTATGGCTACTATACCGACCCCTACGAACAAACCGACGATATTGACACGTGGTTTTCTGTTCTTAAAGTTGAACAGCCATCCGACGACTTTGAATTTGCTCGCGTGAGTCTCACAGTTGATAAGAAGCGCCGTATCCATTTTAACTCAACAGAAGGGGTCGTCACGCTCAAAGAGTAATGCTCATAGTAGGAAAATAACCTCGCCCCCAATCCTTCGGCCAGTACCGGGTTGTCTACATGCTCACCCTTTACTGACCGAATCGGTACGTTCCAAGTACGAGCCCACCGTCGAGCAACAGCTAGCGAAGAGCAACGTCGACGATCGTCTCCGAAACGTCCACTTCACGTCTCGATCCCCGTAACACGAATCGACTGACCGCTTCCGGAGCCGCGATCGCTGTGACCCGGTCTCGAGCCCGGAAATCAGTACCCGGACCAAAGTGACTTCGGCCGGCAGCCCAAAGGGCGACCATGAGCGAGGACGCCGCGGACGCACTCGCGGTTGAGGACTTCGTCGAGTATTGCCGCACCCAGGCCGGGCTGCTCTCGGGCAGCGTTAAGACGATGGGCGAGGAAGCCGACGAACTCCTCGACGAGATCGATCAGGAGATGGCCGAGATCCGGTCGCGCCTCGAGGCGCTGCCCGACGAGGTAGAGGCGACCGAAACGCCCTCGACCGCGGACGTGCCCGACGCCAGCGAGGTCGACGTCACGGCAATCGAGGAGTTACAGCAGGAACTCGAGGAGAAGCAACTCCTCGTCGAGGCGAAACAGGCCCGGATGCAGGCGTTTCAGGACCTGGCCGCCGACTACACCGAGTTGGCCGAAGAGCTGCCGTCGACCGTCGACGACGGCCAGGAGGCGCTGACTCGCGTCGTCGAGTTCGAAGCCGACGCCGACGCGCCGGTATACTTCGACGAACGACAGACGATGGTCGAGGCGGCGGCTGCGTCGGCCGATTCCGAGACCGAATAACTGGACCGAGCGGAACGGAGCGAGGAACGCGAGCGCTGTGCCGTCCAGCCGCCGATCTGCGCCCGTCTTGTGACACTCACCCGAATCTTCATTGCGCATAGTGTTGTATAGACAACATATGGCGATCGACTACAGCGAGCGCGAGACGTCCTACGAACTCTACCGAAAGGGGAAACGAGAGGGCACTTGGGATCCCGACGAGTATGACCTCGAGCAGGACCGGGAGGACTGGAACCAGTTCGCCGAGGCCGAACAACACCGGTTCCTCGCGACGTGTTCGGGATTTTACGACGGCGAGGAGGACGTCACGCGGACCCTCGCGCCGTACATGATGGCGCTGGATGCCCTGCCGAACGACGAGATGCCGTTCGACACCGTACAGGAGGAGATGTACCTGGCCCAGCAGGTGTACGAGGAGGCCAAGCACACCGACTTCTTCAGCCGATATTTCGAGGAAGTCTTCGGCACCCAAGAGACGGCCCCGTACCGCGAGGGCGGCTATCAGGAGCAGGGGTACAGCACCGACGACCTCTACGACACTGCAGACGACCTGTTGGCGGCGATCGACAGCGGCGACCGAACCGAACTCGTCTATGCGCTCGGCGAGGCCTATCTGAACTATATGGGAATCGTCGAGGCGCAACTCGCCCGCGGCGGCTACCTCAGCTTCGATCAGATGATCGAACTGAAAGCCGAGGAGATGGACCGAGACGTCGTCCTTGAGTCGTTCCAGGCGGCGATTGGCAAGGTCCGACAGGACGAGACGCGCCACATCGAGAACGGACGCTGGGTCATGAGCAAACTGGCTGAGGCCGAACCCGCCATCGTCGTGGACGTCTACGAGCCGCGCATCGAGGAGTACGTCGAGAATCGACTGCTAACGGGTCCCCTTGACGACGACCAGCCGTTCGACGGCTACGACCCGCGGGAGATCGGCGAACAGATAACCCAGTACCTGCAGGACACCGTCGACTACATCGGTGCCGACCGGTTTGAGCGGTACAGTGACGTTCGGGCCGCCCTTCAGGAACGACGAGCCGCCGACTGACGCGTGAGGCCGAAGGCTCCCGCTCTCGTCCGCTGGATCACCTACAGCGCCTCGAGCAGCGTGTCCACGTCCCCCTCGCTGTTGAACGCGTGAATCGACGCGCGGACCGCGTCCGGAGCCGGCAGCGGCCGGACGACGATTCCCCGATCGGCGAGCCGCTCGACAGCCCCCTCCGGGTCGTCGTCGGCGATCGTCACCAGTCCGGACTCGTACTCTCGCGGGCTCAACAGTCGCTCATCCGGAACGCCGTCCTTGAGCCGGTCGGTGAGCGTTTCGATCCGCCGTTGAATCGTCTCGATTCCGATGTCCTCGAGCACGTCGATCGCGTCCGTCAGTCCGGCGTACGGAGCGGGGCTCGCGGTGCCGACCTCGAACCGTTGCGCTCCCGCTGCGTACCGATAGTCGCTGGCGTTCTCATCCGCGACGCTGCGGTAGCCGATCGCGGCGGGGACGAGATCCCGCTCGACGCCGTCGCGGACGAAGAGGAAGCCGGCACCGAAGGGGCCGAGAAGCCACTTGTGGCCCGCTGCGACGACGAAGTCGGCACCCCACTTGTGGACGTCGACGGGTACCTGACCGGGCGACTGCACGGCGTCGACTAGGACCAGCGCTCCGGCGTCGTGAGCGATGTCGACGACTGCTCGGATCGGTAGTCGCGTTCCGTGGGTCCAGGTGAGCGAACTCACACAGAACAGTGTCGCGTCTTCGGCCGCCGCTTTCACGGCCTCGAGATCGAGCCGTCCGTCAGCGGTCTCGAGCACCCGAACTTCGACGCCGTGCTCGCGCTCGAGGCGTTGCCATGGCAGGATCCCCGCCGAATGTTCGAGGTCGGTTCGGACGACGACGTCGTCCTCGTCCCAGTCGAACGCACCTGCAACGCGGTTGATTCCGTCGGTCGTACTCTGTGTGAGTGCGATCTCGCTCGGCGCGGCGTTGAGCAGGTCGGCGACGGCCGTCCGCGCCTCGTCGTAGACGTCGAACGCTGCGGGATACATTCCGTCTGCCGTGGGTGCCTCATACTCGTGGTGCTCGAGCGCCGATTCGGCCGCCTCGACGACGCGGCGCGGGCTCGGGCCGCCGGCACCCCAGTTGCAGTAGACGCCAGACTCGAGGGCCGGCATCGACTCGCGTATCTCGATCGGATCCATTGCATGGTCGTTCGTCCAGTTCCGTGTTCGTTCTGGCGGTTAACCATCGCGGTCGTGCCTCGCCCTGTGGGAGTATATGAATGCCCACAATATACAGGGAACGGCCAATATAATTACCGTTCCTCGGGAATCGTCGATGCTATTGAACGTATGTCCACCATACAGGAACAGCACTGGAACCGACGAGCCGGCGGTTGCGGAGGGACTGCCGGCGGCGAAGCCCGTCGACGTTGACCGGATCGCGCGGGATCCCACGGACATCCCGGAGCCGGTCGACTGGGACGAGCCTCGCGAACACGACATTACGATCCGGACCGAGCGGGTGACCGCCGAGATCGAGCCGGGGGTCACCTTCGAGTACATGACCTTCGAAGGGCAGGCCCTGGACCGATGATCCGGGTCCGGCGCGGCGATCGGGTCACCCTCACGTTCGAGGTCCCCGATCGCGAGCGATCGTCTCGAGGTGCCGTTGTTTGCGGACGCCATCGGCTCGTCGGGACGCCGCTCGTCGCCGCCGTCCTGTTCAACACGGCCGTCGCGATCCGCCAGCAGGGCGGCGAACTCGAGCGGCTCTCCGACTGGACGACCTGGTGCGAACAGTCGTTCGACGATGGGTCCGTCGAGTAGTTTCGACTGTCCGACTCGAGGCGTTACAGTTCGCCTCGCAGGACTACTTCGTTGTCAACCCGCTGGAGCATGTCCTCGGTGATGACATAGTCTTCCTTGTCTTCGCCCTCCCAGCCGACGGAGGCGAGCACCTGCTCCGCCAGGCTGGGGTTGGGATCGACGTAGCCCCTCTTGTTTTCGACTTTCGAGACGATGCCGAGTTCCTTTCCCTCGACATCGACGACCGTCTTGCCGACCGCGTCGTCGGTCAGTGGCGCTGTCATAGTCGTTTCTTACCGCGACCATCCGGGTAAACGAACGGCCGTCTCGTGCCGGTCCCTCCGAGAATGTCCCAATCGTCGCCCGTCGTTCAGCGGTAGTCAACTCCGGCTGCACACGCGTCCCGGGACTATTTGACGCTGGCTCCCGACAATACGGCCACGCGTTCGACCGCGCTCCGATCGCGCCGTGACGGTACTACCACCATGACACAAACACTCGAGATCGACGACGACCTGAAAGACCGACTCGACAGCCACTGTGAGGAGGGCCAATCGCCCGAGGAACTCATCGAGGAACTGGTCTCGATGTACGAGACCGAAGGGGCGTTCCTGCAGGAAGGGTACTCCGAGTAAGGAGGATGGGGCTCGAATCCCCGTCCGTCCCTGCCACTGACGAGACCGATGAGGAAACAGCCAGAGGAGACAGCCGGCGACGACGGACTTGCGTTCGCGGAGACGGTTCCTCGAGACGCTCCGGCTGATCAAGTATGATAGTGGATGACACTCAAGTGGTTGGTCCCCGTATTAGTCGATATGCACCTGCTGGTCGCGCTCGACGACTCGAAGCCGGGGTGGGCAGCACTCGACTTCGCGTGTACGAAACACCCCGACGACGAGCTCACGGTCGTTCACGCGATCGATCCGACCGATAGCAGCTACGGCGAGGTGGCACACCTCGGCCCAGACGTGTTGCTCGAGCGCCAGCAGGAAGCCGCCCGGGAACTGCTCGCGGAAGCCGAGGACCGCGCGGCCGACCACGGCTGCGTGCTCGAGACGGAGACGATTATCGGCCAGCCGTCCGACGCCATCGTCGACTACGCCGCGGCCAACGACGTAGACCGGATCATCGTCGGCAGTCACGGCCGGACCGGCTTCTCGAGGGTGTTGCTGGGCAGCGTGGCGGAGCAGACCGCTCGACAGGCACCCGTTCCGGTGACGATCGTTCGATAACAATCGATTCGAGCCGTTTCGTCGTCAGCAGAGGAACTCCTACCAGCGCATCGAAACAAAGACCGATCGCATCGTTGAGGTCCTCGTAGCGTTCGGTCCCGGAGTCGTTGATCGCGATGTGAGTGAGTTGCTCCGCTGCTGGGGGGTGAAGTTGTTCCGCCGCTGGGGGTGACGTACTCGTGGAGCGGTCGTTGCCCGAGTTACCACTCGCTCTCGCTTGGCATTCCGTCCGGAAACTCGTCGAGTGACGTGGCAACTCTGACCACGACACAAAGGACGCATACATCCGTTCTGTTCGACCTGATTGGATGGCA
This genomic stretch from Natrinema sp. SYSU A 869 harbors:
- a CDS encoding ISH3 family transposase, whose amino-acid sequence is MKATQADNELKEEHLLNFVVNSLDEELSLELGENVAVTTEELYEVLAGASAGGTSINHVCEKTNDSPHANTVRGYLTDQFDLDTVEAVGNTLLQRDVLETLPDRPVEVVADLHLDPYYGDEDETESLYFSQAKRGTTAFHAYVTLYARVRNKRYTLAVRQLVAGEVTSDALDEFLELPDGLDLRVKAVYLDRGFYNSTCLELLYAHNYAYIMPIVKWGETIQDELSRGWSRVIEHELAGRVTFPVFIDCVYQRGRYDEHGVARHGYAVDAPFIDTPQDAREHYRKRFGIESSYRLAKQSLALTSSRDAGLRLLLFVVSLLLQNVWRYLHWMYVAAPRRGGRRLWEWSFTEFCEMVVRAAWTALGVRRAVPANQPPDDRFFR
- a CDS encoding ribonucleotide reductase — protein: MAIDYSERETSYELYRKGKREGTWDPDEYDLEQDREDWNQFAEAEQHRFLATCSGFYDGEEDVTRTLAPYMMALDALPNDEMPFDTVQEEMYLAQQVYEEAKHTDFFSRYFEEVFGTQETAPYREGGYQEQGYSTDDLYDTADDLLAAIDSGDRTELVYALGEAYLNYMGIVEAQLARGGYLSFDQMIELKAEEMDRDVVLESFQAAIGKVRQDETRHIENGRWVMSKLAEAEPAIVVDVYEPRIEEYVENRLLTGPLDDDQPFDGYDPREIGEQITQYLQDTVDYIGADRFERYSDVRAALQERRAAD
- a CDS encoding aminotransferase class V-fold PLP-dependent enzyme; translated protein: MDPIEIRESMPALESGVYCNWGAGGPSPRRVVEAAESALEHHEYEAPTADGMYPAAFDVYDEARTAVADLLNAAPSEIALTQSTTDGINRVAGAFDWDEDDVVVRTDLEHSAGILPWQRLEREHGVEVRVLETADGRLDLEAVKAAAEDATLFCVSSLTWTHGTRLPIRAVVDIAHDAGALVLVDAVQSPGQVPVDVHKWGADFVVAAGHKWLLGPFGAGFLFVRDGVERDLVPAAIGYRSVADENASDYRYAAGAQRFEVGTASPAPYAGLTDAIDVLEDIGIETIQRRIETLTDRLKDGVPDERLLSPREYESGLVTIADDDPEGAVERLADRGIVVRPLPAPDAVRASIHAFNSEGDVDTLLEAL
- a CDS encoding ribbon-helix-helix protein, CopG family, giving the protein MTQTLEIDDDLKDRLDSHCEEGQSPEELIEELVSMYETEGAFLQEGYSE
- a CDS encoding universal stress protein yields the protein MHLLVALDDSKPGWAALDFACTKHPDDELTVVHAIDPTDSSYGEVAHLGPDVLLERQQEAARELLAEAEDRAADHGCVLETETIIGQPSDAIVDYAAANDVDRIIVGSHGRTGFSRVLLGSVAEQTARQAPVPVTIVR